AGTCCCATATTGAATTACTTTGCTAAAGGGAGATTTAACCAAGTAAATCCCCCTGGATCGTCGCCCTATCCCACAGCGAGGATCATGTCCGGCGGAAACCGCGAGCTACAACCGTCCACCAGCCGTTGAGCGCTCCCTCGAGTTGGGTGGTTGCCGGTCGACGATGAATCCTGCTCTCGAGACGTTCGCCGCGTTCTGTGCCCGAGAGGAATTGAGCACATCGATATCCAGGGTCTCGAGTGACCGTCGAGAGTTCGGTGTCGAGTTGCGAGAGCATTCCATCGGCGGCGAGATTGCCGACTTGACCGCGAGCATCACCAAAGAGGCCGCCCGCCAGATTCTGAACCAATCACTGATGAATAGGCATCGAACTCGAGGGCGATTAGGAGTACCTACAACCCCACGGTGCACGACGAGCGCTCGGTCAGAGCTGTAGAAACAGTTCACCCGGAACTCGCCCACTCGGCGCTTCGACACGAGTTGATCGGGACGACCCACGAGGCGTATTTCGGATTCGCAGCGAGGGGCGTCACCGAATCAATTAGTGAAGTACCACGGGTCGGGTGACCCGTGGCGTCCGTGTCTGCCCTGTAGTCGGGGCAACGGTCTTTAATTCCTCTCGCGCTTGACTCTGCGAGTCTCGCGCCGACGTTCCGTGTCGGTAAACACCCGAAGCGAAAACTGCTCCGTGAGAGTCGGCCTCTTCACATAGGCCCGATGCCGTCCGTCTCACCTTCCGAACTCTTGGAAGGGTTTCGAGAGACGGCACATTTCCATCTTGGTCGTCAACCCATTCTTGCGCTACACACACCGCTGCTTTTCGGTCAGCGTGGTCTTGGAATCCACACTTATTGCACTTGAACCGCTTCCGACGACGATTCGCTCGCTCAATGTGCAAACACCCTGTTCGAGGACACCGCTGAGACGTGTATTCCGGGTCAATGTCGTCCGAGGGGATTCCTTCCCACGCGGCTTTGTACGTCACCATGACTCGAAGAGCGGCGAACGGAAGGCTGTGCAAGCGGCGGTTCATTCGCGTTCCGTAGTCAATGGAGTCTCGTATGTCTTTGAGGTCTTCAAAGACGATTACCGGGTCGTTGAATTGTGAGACCCACTGGGTTACGTCGCGCGATACTTTGTGGAGTTGGTCGTGAACGAAGTCACGTTCTTCGGTTCGGACAACAGTCTCGAATGCGGTTTGTCCAACATTTTGCATCCGCTTGCGTTTGGTGAAGAACTCGTGGCGAACTCGCTTGATGTCCGGGTACTCGATGACGACCGAATCGAGCACGTCACCAGTATCTCTATTCAGCGCGGTGAGTGCCACGCAGTCCTCGTTAATGTCCACACCAACTACTGTCTCTGCGTCATCTGGAGCTGCTACGGTACGTGTCTTATGAGTGACTGTAACGTGGAGTCTCCATTCGTCGTGTTTGTACACGAGTTCAGCGGCTCCAACGCACCACGCGTCCGATGCTAACGCGTTTTTCACTCCTTCGAGGTGGTAGGGACTGCCACGAAGTACGCCTTTGACATGGTTGTACGGTTTGTAACTAACTCTGAAGCGAACGTCTCCTGATTCGTCCAGAGTGAGGGAGTATCCTTCATTGTGGTTCATCCGCATCGGATACGTTTCGTCAATGTAGGGAAACGGTCGGCCCCACTCATTGTCTTTGTAGTCGTAGTACGTCTCAAGCTCTTTGAGTGCTTTCTGGACGATGAGTTGAGTCGTGTTTTTCACGAGGTTGGCGTTATCGACAACGGTGTCGTGGATGTCGTCCCAGTCCCACCCTTCGTTGTCGAGTCGGTTGACTTCGTTTCGGACTCGTCGAGCTTCGAGACAGCCTTCGTGCAAGTTCTCAGAACTACCCTCGTGGATGGTTAATCCAAAGGATATGGTCTGGGTTAGTCCTGAGTCTTGCATCATCGATTACTTGTCGTGAATTGTTGTAAAGATAGTGATTTGTCGGCATTCACCCACGGGTCAGGTGACCCGTGGTACTCTGCCTCGACCGCCTATAGAGTACGAAAATAAATCGAGTCGTCTGATGGAGCGTCCGTCCACGACGTGGACGGAGTTGAGAACGCCGGGGTCGAGACCGACCGACCGACCGACTCGTATTTTGTAGCCACGGATGGTACATCGAGTGGTGGTTCAATGACGACACAGTACGGCGTTTTGAAACGATCTGTGGGGATCCCCATCCCCCCGTCCGTCGGCCAGCTCCACGACCGACCGTGCCGATCTCGATCCAATCGAGACGCGACGCGAGGTGATGTCTATGTTCGATGATCGAACCGACGCCGGAGAACACCTCGCGGCGGCGGTGTCCGAGGAAAACATCGACGCAGATGTTGCTCTCGCTATTCCCCGAGGCGGACTTCCACTCGGAAGAATCGTTGCGGACGAACTCGACGTCCCGCTTGACGTCGTCGTGGCGAAGAAAATCGGCGCACCGGGGAATCCAGAGCTTGCGATCGGTTCAGTGGCAAGTGATGGCTCCGTCTGGCTCAACGACGAGATTATCAGTCAGCTTTCGGTCGATGAAAAGTACGTCGAAGCACAGCAAGAAGAAGTGGCAGCAGCTGCGAGCGCGAAAGCGGATCAGTATCGAGCGGGTCGAGACGCGATCGATCTCAAGGGAAAGCGCGTGATCGTGGTCGACGACGGTGTTGCGACCGGTGCGACGACTCGCGGATGCCTCAAACGTGTGCACAACGCCGATGCCGCGCACATCACCCTCGCCGTCCCGGTCGGGCCGCCAGAGGCAATCGAGAGCCTGCGTGATGAG
This is a stretch of genomic DNA from Natronorubrum sediminis. It encodes these proteins:
- a CDS encoding phosphoribosyltransferase → MFDDRTDAGEHLAAAVSEENIDADVALAIPRGGLPLGRIVADELDVPLDVVVAKKIGAPGNPELAIGSVASDGSVWLNDEIISQLSVDEKYVEAQQEEVAAAASAKADQYRAGRDAIDLKGKRVIVVDDGVATGATTRGCLKRVHNADAAHITLAVPVGPPEAIESLRDEADTVVCVETPAWFGAVGQFYRTFGQVSDTEAMAYLNSDEQ
- a CDS encoding RNA-guided endonuclease TnpB family protein; this translates as MQDSGLTQTISFGLTIHEGSSENLHEGCLEARRVRNEVNRLDNEGWDWDDIHDTVVDNANLVKNTTQLIVQKALKELETYYDYKDNEWGRPFPYIDETYPMRMNHNEGYSLTLDESGDVRFRVSYKPYNHVKGVLRGSPYHLEGVKNALASDAWCVGAAELVYKHDEWRLHVTVTHKTRTVAAPDDAETVVGVDINEDCVALTALNRDTGDVLDSVVIEYPDIKRVRHEFFTKRKRMQNVGQTAFETVVRTEERDFVHDQLHKVSRDVTQWVSQFNDPVIVFEDLKDIRDSIDYGTRMNRRLHSLPFAALRVMVTYKAAWEGIPSDDIDPEYTSQRCPRTGCLHIERANRRRKRFKCNKCGFQDHADRKAAVCVAQEWVDDQDGNVPSLETLPRVRKVRRTASGLCEEADSHGAVFASGVYRHGTSARDSQSQAREELKTVAPTTGQTRTPRVTRPVVLH